The DNA window AGGCCCTGCGCGAGTACCAGCGGCTGTTTTCCGGCCCCCAACACGGCAACGAACTGCAGCGGCGGCGCGAGTCCGCGTTGCGCGCGCTGGAGTTCCTGCACGGCTTCTCGCCGCGCCTGGCCGGCCCCGTGCTGGACGGCACCGCCGACGCAAACAGCCCCGTGCAGCTGCACCTGCACAGCGACGACCCGGAGGCGGTGCATCGCTTCCTGGACGAACATCGCATCCCCGCCGAATCGCGTACGCGGCGCCTGCGGCTCGACCGCGAGCGCAACCTGGACGTACCGGTGTGGGTGTTCAGCGCCGAAGAATTGACCTTCGACCTGGCGGTACTGCCCTACGACGCCCTGCGCCAGGCGCCGCTGTCGCCGGTGGATGAGAAGCCCATGCGCCGGGCGTCGGCCACGCAGTTGCGGCAGTTGCTGGCCGAAATGGAGATCACCGCCTACATCGGCGGATGACCGGCGTAGAGCCGAGCCCATGCTCGGCTCGGGGCTGCCGCGATCTGCGCGGAGAGCAGCCGAGCATGGCTCGGCGCTACGGGAAGATCAGCTTTTCCTCGGACGGGGTCGCCAATCGTGCCAGCCACGGCACCGCAGCACGGTACGGATACTCGGCCATCATGCGCGCATGCATCTTCTGCAGGTCATGCAGGTGCCAGGCGTGCGAATACACGTCCTGGAAATCATCCGCCCAGCCACTGCGCACGCGCATGCGTTCGCCATCAAGATTCGGCACCAGGTACCACGGCACCTGCAGGATCTCGGCCAGCGCCTTGTTGCGTACGGCGCTCTCGCGTCCCGACCGCTGCAGCTGTTCGATGCGGAAACTCACGCGGCGGCAGGGGAAAGGCATGCAGGCACCGGTAGCGTTGATGTAATCGGCGATATCCGCGTACATGTCCGCCTGCAGCTTCATCGGTACCGGGTCCTGCAGCGTCTGCCGCACCCGCAGCGTGCGCTGGGTGCTGCCGCGGATCTCCGCGGCGCTGTAGAAGGGATGACCCGGCGTCGTGCCGCCGTGGCGCACCAGCACGATGCGATGGATCGCTTCGTCGGTCAGCACTTCCACCCGCACGGCGGCGGCTTCCGGATGGATGCGCGGCTGCGGCACGTTCACCACGCGCCAGAACCCCCACACCATCAACCCCATGCAGATCATCAACACCAGGCACGCCAGCGTCCACGTATCCATGTCGTGGGTGACGTAGCGGATGCGGGCGCGCCAGACGTAGTAGCGCCGGTAGGTCATGAAACGGCTCATGAAGCTGTACATCGCAATTTCCTCTGCAATGGCCCCGGCGCGGCGGGGCTCGTTACGCGCACCACACCGGGGCGCCATGGCTTACCAGCCGATGCCCACACCCACGCCCATGCTGCGCTCACCGCTGTTGGTGAACGCACCATTGAGGCTGAAGGTGGCTGAGCCCTTGTCGTTGAGTACGCGCTGGTAACCCACCGCCATGGCCGATTCGCCCTCGGCGTAGCCCACGCCCGCGCCGAGGCGGTTGTAGGTGGCCAGGCCAGCGGTGTTCATGGCCATGGCCGTCTGCGCACTGCTCATCGCCGCCATGCGGTTGAAGCGCTTGTCCATCTTGTCCAGGCGACGCTCGAAGTTGCTGATGGCACCATCGGTGTACTCGTTGGCGCGGGCCAGCATCTTCTCCAGTTCAGCGGTATCGACCTGCGGCGTGGGCGACGGCGTGTCGTCCTTCTTCGATTTCGGCTGCGGCGTAGGCGAAGTGCCCTCGCCTGCCGAGGCCACCTGCGGCGAATCGCTGGCTTCCGGCGTCGGCGTGACCTGATCGGTCGGCGCGGCCGAAGCGGTAGCCAGCGCACGCGACTGCGGCTGGCCATCGACGCGCTGCTCCAGACCATCCATGCGGCCATTGAGCTGCTGTTGCACCGCGTGCAGCTGGCCACCGTTGACCGCCTCGCGGCTGCCAGCCGCGATCAGGCCGTTGGCCACGTTGGAGATGACCATGCCGTTGGCGCCCGCCAGGGTGAGCTGGGCGGTGCCGTCGCTGCGGGTGGAGGGCGTTTCCTGGAAGACCGAACGGAGCTGGGTTTCGACGCGGTCCATGCGAGAGCCGGTGGTGACTACGGCGGAGTCCAAGGTGGTGAGAGCGTCGTTGACGGTGCTCTGGTGCTGACCCTGGATGTTGAATCCGGGGGTGGTGACGTTGCCGTTTGCGTCGATATCGCCGCCGAGGGTGGACAGGGCACCGCGGAGCTGGCCGATGGTGGCTGCGTCGTTGGCGTTGCGGCCGTTGGCTACGTTGACGAGGCGACGCTGGAGAGCCCCTTCTCCGAACGAAACAGTAAGAGCATCTCTGGCGATAGAACCACTACCAATGGCAACACTATAGTTGGCACCCGCCTGGACTGAGCTCGCAGCGCCTATTGCAATGCCCTTCTCCGCGTCAACCACCGACCTTACACCCACGGCGAAGCCATCCTCCGCAGATTCCATGACATGCGCGGCACGACCAAGAGCGACAGAGTTCTTGCCTCCTGCGCGGGAGAAACTGCCCAACGCAGTCGCGCCCTCGCCAACTCCCACTGCCGAATCACCTAGCGCAACACCCACCAAACCAGCTCTTGCGGAAACTGCCGGACCGGCTGAGCCTACCGACAGGAACCGTTGTGAATCCTCCAGATCAGTAAGTCTGCTGTTTGTCGTATACAACTGCCCGCCGTTGACGGCATCACTGCTCGATGCCGAACTGATATCACCATCGGCCAGACCGGTAATCCGAGCGCCAGCAAAGTCAATCGGACCTTGGCGAGTAAAGCCAGCCAGGCCCTTTCGCTGCTCCTTCATCTGATCGATCTCGCTTCTGTTGTCGGCGATATCTTGCTTGGCTGCATACAGCTGGCTACCAGTCACCGCATCGCGGCTACCAGCGGCAATACGACCATCGGCCAGATTCGACAGAACCATGCCTTGCGCACCTGCCAGATTAAGCTGACCAACTCCATCCACCCGGGTCGAGGGTGATTGTTGGAACGTCGCACGCAGCTGACCTTCGAGGCCATCTACGCGAATGTCTGACCTGACCACTGCACCATCGAGTGCAGCCAAGGCATCTCCGACATTGTTCTGCTTGCCACCTTGCACGCTATAGGCTGGCCCGACAACGTTCCCCAAAGCATCCAAGCCTGCACCGCCACCCAGCCCGGCAAGAGTTTCGTTGAGCTGTGCGATTGTGGAGACGTCACCCTCTGCGATACCTCGACTTACATTAACCAGTCGGCGCTGGTACAAACTCGTCCCAAAGGAGACGGTGTCAGATTCCCTTGCAATTGATCCAGCCCCCACGGCGACGGACCTGGCCGCACCCGCTTCAACCCTACTATTCGCGCCAACCGCCGTTGTTTCAACTGCCGCTGCGCGTGAACCGGCACCGAGCGCGAAAGAACTCTCCGCCCCCTTCTCCACAAGCGCCCCTCTGCCGAGGGCTACAGAGTTCTTGCCACTAGCGTTGGCATATGCCCCTACCGCGGTTCCTCCCTCATGTTCAACGCTTGCCTGCGCCGAATCACCGATGGCCACACCAAAGGCGCCCGACCTAGCGGCTTCGCTGAGGCTGTCACTTCCAATACTCAGGAACTTCCCGGCACTCTCGATTGCATTGACGCGCTCATTGGTCGCAAACAACTGCCCGCCATTCACCGCATCCGTGCTGGTCGCAGAACTGATATCCCCCGCTGCCACACCCGATACCCGCGCACCTTCCATGTCCACCAGGCGACGATCAGCACTGAACTTGACCACGCCATCCAGGTCCGGATCGAAGTTATCGAAGTCAGCACGCAGCGCGTCCAGCTCGACCCGGTTGTCGGCGATACGCCCGTCCTGATCCGCCAGCTGCTGCGCATGCCCGGCCAGGGCCTGTTGCTGCGTCTCCACCGTGGTATTGGTCGCAAACAGCTGCTGTCCGGTCACCGCATCCGTGCTGCCCGCGCCAAGCGTTCCGTTGGCGATGTTGTAGATGCGTCGCTTGCCACCGCTCTTGTTCGCCACATCCACGATGGTCCCAGTGTTCTCCGCACCCAGACGAACGTTGCCACTGGCAGACACTTGGCCCACCAGTCCTCCCAAGGCATCCGCCTTCTGCACAGCGCCATCGGCTACACCACGGGCGGCGTCGGCCGCCGTCTTCGCCGCGGTTGCGGCCGTGCGCACACTGGTCACTTCGCTATTGGTGGCATTGAGCTGCTGCCCAGTCACTGCATCAGTGCTGGACGCGTTGAGCACGCCATTGGCCAGATTCTGCAGCTTGCGCTTGGCGCCACTCTTGTTGGCCACGTCGACGACGGTACCGGTGTTGTCTGCACCCAGGCGCACGTTTCCACTTGCCGATACCTGCCCCACCAGGCCATCCAGTACCGCCACGCGTGCCTGCGCTGCGTCCGCCGTGGACTTCACGGCGGCAACGTTGCTGTTGGTGGCATTCAACTGCTTGCCGGTGACGGCCTCCGTGCTTGACGTGCTCAGCGCTCCATCCTTCAGGCCGGTGATGCTGCGCACCGCATTGGACTTGTTGCGGGCATCCAGCACCGTGCCGGTGTTCTCGCCGCCCAAGCGTACGTTGCCACTGGCCGATACCTGGCTGACCAGGCCACTGACCGTATTGGCCTTGGCCAGCGCTGTATTGGCGTTGGTGTTGGCTGTAGTGGCGGTGGTCTGCGCTGCTGTGGCCGTGGTCTTCGCCGCGTCGGCCGCAGTCTGAGCAGCCGTCACGTTGGTGTTGGTTGCATTGAGCTGCTTGCCCGTCACAGCTTCAGTGCTTGATGTAGAAAGCGCCCCATCCTTCAGGCCGGTGATGCTGCGAACAGCATTGGACTTGTTGCGAACATCCAGCACGGTGCCGGTGTTCTCACCACCCAGCCTTACGTTGCCACTTGCCGATATCTGGCTGACCAACCCGCTGACCGTATTGGCCTTCGTCAGAGCTGTGTTGGCATTGGTGTTGGCCGTGTTGGCCGTGGACTGCGCTGCCGCGGCTGTCGTCTTCGCTGCATCGGCAGCGGTCTGGGCTCTGGTCACGTTGGTGTTGGTGGAATTGAGCTGCTTGCCGGTAACCGCATCGGTGCTGGTGGTCGAAAGGCGCGCGTCCTCCACATTCACAACGCGCCTCTTGGCGCCACTGGTTCCTACTGAGACCGTATTGGCCTCGGTCGCAATCGAGCCGCGCCCCAGCGCAACCGCATTGTTTGCTCGCGTAGCAGCTTCGTAGCCGATGGCCACGCTATCGTGGCTGGCATTGGCCTTGCTTCCCAAGGCGATACCACCGTTGTAGCCATTGGCACCGGCACGGGAATCGCCACCGATGGCGATGGCACCCTCCGAATTTCCGCTGTCAACACGGGAGCCACTGCCCACGGCAGTACCATTGCGCCCGCTCACATAAGACGAGTTGCCGTAGGCGGTTGCGCCGATGCCACTGGCACTAGAGCGACTGCCCAAGGAAGTCGTGTGCGTGCTGTTGGCCTTTGACTCGTAGCCGAAGGCAATAGCGAACTCGCCAGCAGCCGAAGCGTTAAGACCGACTGCCGTTGCTCCCGTGCCACTTGCAGAGGCGGAGCCTCCGAGCGAAGTTGCACCGGCTCCGCTGGATCGTGAGTTCCTTCCGAAGGCAAGGGAATCATTGGAAGCTGCATTTGCTCTGCTGCCCATGGCTAATGCGCCCGCGCCGTTGGTCTTCGATGCATACCCGAGCGCCACGCCATCGTGACCCGCCTGAGCTTCCCCACCCACCGCTACGGCGCCCGTCCATCCTGGCGTACCCGCCCGAGAATCGGCGCCAATAGCGACTCCCGAAACTCCGGCGCCAGTGTCTACCTGAGACGCTCTTCCGATCGCTACCCCGTTGTCGCCAACAGTCCTTGCATATGCCCCAAGCGAGGTCGAACCAGAGCCATTGACGTACGCTCCAGCTCCAACGCCAACGCTGAAACTGCCTTTTACCGTTGAATGCGAACCAATGGCGGCGGAGCTTTCGCCATCAAGAATTGCCAGAGTTCCATATACAACGGATGACTTTCCTGTTGCCGTCGAGCGCGAGCCGAGGATCATCGAGAAATCGCCGCTCACGGTCGAATCGCGATAGTGCGTGTCATTTATGATTGCGAGCTGCGTATGTCTGGCCAGTGGACTGATGGCAGACCTGAAGGCCAGCGGGGAAGCGTACAGCGACATCGGATCACGCCAATTGATGTGATCAATCTCATCCTGTTGTGCATAGGCTGAAGTACTGAAGGAAGCGGCCAGTACCAACAGCACCACTGCAGGTGCACCACAAACCTGCTGGGCAGGCTTCCTTGTTGCCCGCCCCAGCTCACTGGTAACCACCCAGCACTGCCGGGCTCGATTCCACAGGCGACGATATATGCGATTCATTGAATCTCCTTAACTGAGGGTGCGAAGAGATGCCCCACCAGAGAATCCGGCGGGACTGGTGATCAACCGGCGCTGGGCGCCAGGGTCTGTACGTGTTCGCGATGACCATCGCGGGTGAGGCGGTAACGCAGTTGCAGCGTGTGCCCGGGCTGCACGGGGAAAGGCAGTTCCAATGCACTGCCGGGATACAGGCTTTGCGACACCTCGTGCGCGGTGCAGCGCGCGCCATCGCAGTCAGCAATGCTGGTGATGCCGACACGCACCGTGCCGGTGTTGCGCAGGCGGTTTCCTTCCACCTTCATCGCCATGGCCGGCTGCGCGGGCAGCACATTGACCAGCGCGCCCCAGACCAGGCTGACACCGACATTGGCCTGTGCGCGCTCGCCCTCGCCTGCGTGCTCAACGCCTTCGGGGCCACGCACGCCTTCGAAGTAGACGCGATAGGCGGTTTCCTT is part of the Stenotrophomonas lactitubi genome and encodes:
- a CDS encoding ESPR-type extended signal peptide-containing protein, producing MNRIYRRLWNRARQCWVVTSELGRATRKPAQQVCGAPAVVLLVLAASFSTSAYAQQDEIDHINWRDPMSLYASPLAFRSAISPLARHTQLAIINDTHYRDSTVSGDFSMILGSRSTATGKSSVVYGTLAILDGESSAAIGSHSTVKGSFSVGVGAGAYVNGSGSTSLGAYARTVGDNGVAIGRASQVDTGAGVSGVAIGADSRAGTPGWTGAVAVGGEAQAGHDGVALGYASKTNGAGALAMGSRANAASNDSLAFGRNSRSSGAGATSLGGSASASGTGATAVGLNASAAGEFAIAFGYESKANSTHTTSLGSRSSASGIGATAYGNSSYVSGRNGTAVGSGSRVDSGNSEGAIAIGGDSRAGANGYNGGIALGSKANASHDSVAIGYEAATRANNAVALGRGSIATEANTVSVGTSGAKRRVVNVEDARLSTTSTDAVTGKQLNSTNTNVTRAQTAADAAKTTAAAAQSTANTANTNANTALTKANTVSGLVSQISASGNVRLGGENTGTVLDVRNKSNAVRSITGLKDGALSTSSTEAVTGKQLNATNTNVTAAQTAADAAKTTATAAQTTATTANTNANTALAKANTVSGLVSQVSASGNVRLGGENTGTVLDARNKSNAVRSITGLKDGALSTSSTEAVTGKQLNATNSNVAAVKSTADAAQARVAVLDGLVGQVSASGNVRLGADNTGTVVDVANKSGAKRKLQNLANGVLNASSTDAVTGQQLNATNSEVTSVRTAATAAKTAADAARGVADGAVQKADALGGLVGQVSASGNVRLGAENTGTIVDVANKSGGKRRIYNIANGTLGAGSTDAVTGQQLFATNTTVETQQQALAGHAQQLADQDGRIADNRVELDALRADFDNFDPDLDGVVKFSADRRLVDMEGARVSGVAAGDISSATSTDAVNGGQLFATNERVNAIESAGKFLSIGSDSLSEAARSGAFGVAIGDSAQASVEHEGGTAVGAYANASGKNSVALGRGALVEKGAESSFALGAGSRAAAVETTAVGANSRVEAGAARSVAVGAGSIARESDTVSFGTSLYQRRLVNVSRGIAEGDVSTIAQLNETLAGLGGGAGLDALGNVVGPAYSVQGGKQNNVGDALAALDGAVVRSDIRVDGLEGQLRATFQQSPSTRVDGVGQLNLAGAQGMVLSNLADGRIAAGSRDAVTGSQLYAAKQDIADNRSEIDQMKEQRKGLAGFTRQGPIDFAGARITGLADGDISSASSSDAVNGGQLYTTNSRLTDLEDSQRFLSVGSAGPAVSARAGLVGVALGDSAVGVGEGATALGSFSRAGGKNSVALGRAAHVMESAEDGFAVGVRSVVDAEKGIAIGAASSVQAGANYSVAIGSGSIARDALTVSFGEGALQRRLVNVANGRNANDAATIGQLRGALSTLGGDIDANGNVTTPGFNIQGQHQSTVNDALTTLDSAVVTTGSRMDRVETQLRSVFQETPSTRSDGTAQLTLAGANGMVISNVANGLIAAGSREAVNGGQLHAVQQQLNGRMDGLEQRVDGQPQSRALATASAAPTDQVTPTPEASDSPQVASAGEGTSPTPQPKSKKDDTPSPTPQVDTAELEKMLARANEYTDGAISNFERRLDKMDKRFNRMAAMSSAQTAMAMNTAGLATYNRLGAGVGYAEGESAMAVGYQRVLNDKGSATFSLNGAFTNSGERSMGVGVGIGW
- a CDS encoding pilus assembly protein, with amino-acid sequence MKPLIRCLISLSLLMAMPAHANLTVHPMRTSVDVKKGAQIRIYSQSTQPQYVQASIKRIVDPAGAEEHEVEVEPGEAAIAITPGKFALAGGGNRLIRVIPLQPVEKETAYRVYFEGVRGPEGVEHAGEGERAQANVGVSLVWGALVNVLPAQPAMAMKVEGNRLRNTGTVRVGITSIADCDGARCTAHEVSQSLYPGSALELPFPVQPGHTLQLRYRLTRDGHREHVQTLAPSAG